A segment of the Sphingobacterium oryzagri genome:
CCGAAAGTTTTAGCAGAAAATTATACATATTGTCGCATTATATTACAGTGCGGGGTTGTAGGAGGTGTAAGGAGTTTGACTACTGATGTTACTTTATAACGATAAACAACAAAACTATCATTTTCATAGTTAGTACGATTTTCTTAAGGCAAAACATCCCGTGTCTCACGACAGGGGATGTTTCAAAAAATTATAAAGTTGTATATTTCAGCAATGATAAAACGAAGTTTTTTGATTTCCGTTTTCTAAAATTGGCACTTTTTCATAAATTCTATTAATTTTGTGCGGCTTTTGCTCACTTGGTCTACCTATTCACCGATGATTCGTTTAGCAACCAGTTTGTCATTCTGATCATCATTTAATGTCTATCAATAAAATGTTTATCCATTAGCGCTATGCAGAGAGCGCATTTAAAGAAATTGGGCGAGCCAATTCTCACTGTACTGGAACCTGATGGATCAGCGTTTTTAGACTACTGTTTTGTTTCTTGTGCCAGTAACTTGGTGGGGGTCGCTATTTTTCATCATGGACACGCCGTCTGCACGGTGGCTTTGGTGCGTGACGAGGATGGGCATAAAGTGATGTTGTCACACCTAGACGAAGATTATCCCGTCGAGCCGATGCAGCTAAAGGCGCTAGAAGAAATCTATGCGCGAAATTTTACTTATTAGCAACGAGATAGCAACGCTATAAAGATTGTAACGATCTTACCGCCCGACTTAGTTGCGTGTGTATTATCGGCATTTTTTGCCTAATCTCCTTCGCCCGATGCGGTCATTTGCCGCGAGTTATACAAATCTTGTAACCGATAGAAGTCATTTGCATCTTCTATATTTTCTCCGAAAAAATCACTGTAGTAGCGTAACTGATGAGCTAATGTCCAACCATCTGGATCGTCCGGATGCTTTGCCCAAGTCGTGTAATACCATGTAAAAAAGTCTTGTCGTGCCTGGCCAACCAAGATCATCTGCCGTAGCGGGTCGTGTATGTTTTCCATTGTATACTGTCTTTGTTTAGCTATTAACGCAGATAACTGCCTATGGTTCACCGGCAGCTTGATCATATCAGCAAAAACAAAAAAGGCTTAGAAGCGTCTTTCTACATAGAAACATCATCGATATGACTATGAATTTTGACATCATAACATTGGACGATTTGCAAAAAGAAGCAAATGTGCCGAAGACAGTAGAAGATCAAGCGGAAGAAACTTGGTTTGTAAAATTTGGTGAGGAAGTGGTGGGCGTTGGGCTTTTCCTTCCGTCGAGCGACAAGTGTGTGCTAGCAATCATCGGGAATAGCTACGAAGATAAGATCGTAATTGGTAATTATGCGCCGGAACATACGGATGAGGCTCTGCTTCGCGAAGGGTTAGACATTGTTTTTCAGGGTTACTTACGCTCCATCAAAGGTGATACGGTAATCGGAGAAATGCAAGTGGATTAGCGCCTATCGCTTGTAAATGCGTTGTCTATGAAAAAAATAGGCGGCCGTCCTCTCGGTAAGATAAAGACATCTCTAAAGTTTGGCAATTTTACTTCTGCATAGTTTGCCAAACTTTAGGCATGTCTTCCTAATTTTTTTAAGTGAATGCCAATTAAAACCTTGGTTTAACAGAAGGAGTAAGCCGCACAAAAATATCGCCCCGAAAATCTAAACACGCATTATTGTCTAAGGTCTATAGCGACCATCAGGGACAGCAATCTGCATTGTCGTAACGTAAACTAGTAGCTGTCTTAAGGTCTTCTTTTTGTCTTTTCTCCTTTTCAGCATAATGAAGAGTAAACGCTTTTATAGGGCCTCCCAATGCAATCCTGCTTACGGTTCGATTACCGTACCGTTAATCGTCACGGTCTTACAGGTAAACGCAATGGTCATATTGCCCATATGCCCGGCATATCCATAAGCAAGAATTTGGTCAGAGAAAGAATTCAGCAATGCTTTATCAAAATTGATAGTTTTTGCGATCGTTCTACTATACGTGTCGGTCACTACAATTTTTCCGGTTAATTGTGCCTGTCTTTTCGTTAGCGCCTTCAACATTTCAGCTGGAAAAGTAGGCGCATCAATATTGATAAAAACCGCATCGCCCATCATGTTCTCTGCGGTAGCAGTGGTTACCGGTCTTTGCGTAATGGTGGTGTCTGGCGCTGCAGCAGAAAAAGTTGATCCGGCCGGATATCGAGCTATGCTAAGCGCGGCAGAATTAATTTTGCAGGATAGTTCGCGGCCGCCATCTTCTAGAATAAGCTCGACCTGGAAGCGTTGGTCTTCTGCGCTCTGTGCGCGCGCAGCCTGTGTGATCGCCGTAGCTAATGACAGCGTAAAAAAGCACAGTAACATTGTAAGTAGGTTTCTCATCGAATAAATTATATAGCGGTCTGTAATCAAGTTAAATTATATGCGATTGTGTGCTGCTTTCGGTAGCTTCATGTGCGCTATATCTTGCTAGTTGTAAAGCATTTAATGTGCCAAATTTTTCGGAATGGAGTTGTAAGCAAAATCCACCGCACCACCTTGCTTTTGTTTAACTGTTATTAATCGAGAACATTTTACGCGAGGTTGGTTAGGCAGGTTATAACACACCAACTTTGTCCATTTAAAATTAGACAGGCAACATGTCTCCAACGGTTTTTTAAACTGGTGCTGCAGCCAACTAGGAAATAGGAGAGAACCTCATTTTATTTAATTTAACATTTGATAACATTTTCTTTTGAACCAACTGTGCGTTTTGTCTGTTCATTATACAAACAAGAAAGGATTATATTATGAGCGAATTAACTTGGAAAGGTCGTTGGAACGAAATCAAAGGTAAAGTAAAGCAACAATATGCAGAACTTTCTGACGACGATTTATTATACGCAGAGGGCAAAGAAGACGAATTAGTCGGAAAGCTACAGAAGAAAACAGGTAAGACCAAAGATGAGGTCAACAGTTGGTTGAATGATTTGTAGAGGTTAAGTTTAGTTTGAGTTTATGAAATACGGATGATCGTTTTAGCGGTCATCCGTATTTTTTTTAGACAAACATTGCCATGGCCGATTTAATCGTCTTTTTTATCAGTCTTCCGTTGAGGATACTGGCGTAATCTGGTCTCTTGTCCCTGCGTAAGCGATTTGAGCTTGCCGTCTACAAAAAATAGAATATTGGTAATGGTATAGGGCTGTTCAAAGGCTTGTCCCGCAAAAGTTTCTTTGTAGTACAGCTTTTCCTCGTAAAAGCCAGTGCTGTCATTTATCCAAAATTCTGATTTAATAGGTTTTCCAAACGTAGAAAGCACCGAATCTTTTGCTGTGCCTATCGAAATGGATGTGCTGGAAAATTTACTGAATTGACTCACCGAGCTGCAAGCTGATAAGGTGAGTGATCCTGCGAAGAGTAATATTGTTACGTATTTCATGGCACGTTTACCAATCATAATATGCTGCTTTTTATGTTTAAAGATGTTGCTTGATTATTTCCGTTTAAAAACTAAAAGTAGTAAAACATACGTTGTTTGTATCGTAAATGGGCGGGGAAAGATAGTTGTTAACCGCGATTTGTCTGATTCTTTTGCTAGGTATTTTGGATAAATATATAGATAAAATAGTAATTATTGGCTTAGGTTATTTCTCTTAAATAATTATCTAATTACGATTAGATAATGCCCGTTTCGGCTTTTGATTGATATTTAGCGATCTTTTTTGTCTTCAGCGAATCTTCTATATATCTTTTTAATGATAACATTTCTATTCAAAAAATCGTCGAAGGCGTAAGTTGGTAATAGACAGCTTAGCCATAGAAACAACGTCGAAATTTCGTCAAATTCAAAACTCACGGAGATTGCGACGGTTGGAAACAAACAAAGAAAGCCTAGCGTTGTATAATAATTTGCTTGTTTAATCTTTAAGTATTCGCCTTTTTCACGGTAATTCATTTTGAATGCGAAGTTGAAGATCGGGAGCCAAAATATGTAGTAAAGTATCTTTTGATAAGTCTTGAGATCATAATAGACTAATTTTGAGAAATCATCCGCCACTTTATTTATCAGTTTAGTTTTGTACCTCTTAATATCTTCCTCACTGACATCCCTTTTTGAAAGCTCGCTGAATGCTGTTTTTACAGCCAAGTCTGTATACTCGAACTTGTTGTCTAAAAGCTCAAATAATTCGTCATTTGTGAGGCTTTCGTATCTTTTTGCAAGACTTTCTTCGCTTACTTCCATATTAACATTCCGTTAAATCGTTGTTTGGACTTTCTATCACTTAATACCTTGAGCTTACATAAATAACGGGCTATAGCAAAATTAATATCGGTTATTTTCCAGATAATTTAATGTCGAAATAAAAGTAGAATGTTTTATCCTATTAACAAAATTAAATCTCGAATTTTCATAGAAGACCTTTTATGCTATAAAAAAAGCCTACGCGGCCAGCGTAAGCTTTTTCTATATCATGCTATACTTGTTTATATAGCCCAGCGTAGCAAACTCGCTCCCCAAGAGAAGCCAGCTCCGAATGCGGTAAGCATCAGTAAATCTCCTTTTTGCAACTGCTTTAAATTTTCCCATATGCAAAGCGGAATCGTGGCAGCAATCGTGTTTCCTAAGTATTCGATATTGCTCAGCGTACGTCCTTCGGCGATGTTAATTTCTTTACCTACAGCATCTATGATCCGCTTATTCGCTTGGTGCGGAATTAACCAATTTACCTGGTCAATATGTAAATTGTTACGTTTAAGCACCTGGTTACACGCATCACTCATCGATTGGATCGCTTGTTTGAAGACAACTTTGCCATCTTGACGAATGTATTTCTTTTCGATAGCGATGGTTTCGTTATTAATCGCATGCAGCGAACCACCTCCCTCAATATTCAGGTATTCGCGGCCATCACCGTTACTTTGCATAAATGCGTCAATGATGCCGTTTTCAGCAGAAGGTTCTAACCAAACTACGCCAGCGCCGTCTCCAAAAAGGATATTGGTAGACCGATCTTGCATATCTACAAAAGCGCTGATGTTATCGGCACCAACAACTAATACATTTTTATATCGACCAGTTTCAATCAAAGAGGAACCCATATCCAGCGCATACAGAAACCCCGAACAGGCAGCATTCATATCAAATGCCCATACGTTGTTAAGACCTAGCTTTTTTGCAATGATATTCGCCGTAGCGGGCATCATCACATCTGGCGTAGATGTCGCCACTAAGATAGCTTCTACATCATGCAGTTTTTTGTCAAATCGCGTGCATAGATCCTGGATCGCCATAACGGCCATATCAGATGTGGCCAGGTCGCGGTCTAAAATCCGACGTTCTTTGATACCTGTACGCTTCATAATCCATTCGTCGGATGTTTCGCATACTTGTTCCAGGTCAAAGTTCGTTCTTCGTTTCTGTGGCACATATCCACCAATACCTGTTATTGCTGCATATGGTCTAGAAAGGTAATTATCTTGCATGTGTATTTGGTTCTCCTCAATAAAACTGGGCAAATGTACGTTTTTTTTATGGTACTAACTCTGCTTCAAGCAAGGTATTAGCCTCCAAAGTTAAAATGTCTGCCACAAATTCGTCAATTTTTTCTTTATGCACACCCGGCATACAAATGATGTGACTAACACCGCCGCCGGTAGCAATTTGCCATTTTTCAAGCAAAGCCGCGTGCTTCAGCGCTGGAAACACCACGGTAATCGCATGATTATTTCGCCATGCCTGAATCCCTATTTCCTGAAACCGCTTTACCGCATATTCCGCATTGGCTAAGCAGGCAATGGCACGATCACGAAAACCATCGCTTCCCATGCACTTAATTGCATACCACAGAAAAACGGGCGTATGCCCATTCCGGCTACCGGATATCGTCGTGTCAATCGTGCCGATGTAGGCGACTTGTCGACCAATTCTATCCTTATGATTTTTCTTAATCAGCACAATTCCGCAAGGTAAGGGAGAGCCGATAAACTTATGGCCGCTAATAGATATGCTATCTGCGCCATACGTAAAATCGAAACCTGGCTTGAGCTCCAATAACATGCTGTAAACACCGGCTAAAGCGGCATCGCAATGGATGTAATAGTTATCGATTCTTAGTTCCTGCATGATTTGGCGAAACAGGCTGATATCGTCTTTTGCCTCGGTCATCGTCGTGCCTATATTAGCCACCATGACAACGGGTTTATGGCGATTGAAGTCGATCATTTTACGCAGATCGTCGTAGTCGATTTCGCCGTGCGCCTGTGTACGGATTTGAATACTTTCCATATTCAAAAGCTTGATATTCTTTTGCACGCTGTAATGTGTAGCATCTGAATAGTAAACCACGCCGTTCGCATAAAGTTCACGCGCGGCGTATAAAGCGTACAAATTTCCTTCAGAGCCACCATTGTTGATGTATCCCCACCAGTTATCTTCTGGTGCACGAAAAATATCTGCGAAGAATGTTAACACCTCTTTCTCCATTTCGCGTGAACTGAGATCGTAGGTCGAGGGTAAAAGCGGATCACCTATGTTGTTCAACGGCAGTTTTAGTAAGGGGTAAAGTGGCGCATAATCAAAGTCTTGTGCTATAGGATAACCGATGAAATTTTGGGCGCGATCAAATGTGTTGCTTATATAGGTAGACAATCGATCTCGGTCAGCAGGATGAAGGGTGTTCATAATGGCAATATTATTTTATACAAAACTCCTTTTAAAAATTTATGTTTCCTATTTTTTGTTATCATTTGAAATTATAGTTTATTTTAACCTATTATTTTGCATTTTTATGCTAAAAATAATTGTAAAAGACAATCTGTTAGATTTTTAATGCGCAGACAATGAATTTAGACGAGACCGATTTACAGATTTTAAACCTGTTGCGCGTCAACGCGCGCTTAAACAATAAAGAGATAGGCGAGCGGCTTAACAAGACAGCTACCCCGATATTTAAACGTATCAAGCGACTGGAGGAGCAGGGATATATTACAGGGTATGTAGCCGTGTTGGATTACGAAAAACTAGATCGTGGTTTGGTGGCCTTTACGCACGTGCAGATTAAAGATCATTCCCGTATTGGATTACAGGATTTTCTGGAACGCGCTATTGCTTTTGACGAGGTGCTGGAATGTTTCCAGACCTCGGGCGAATTTGATTTTATCCTGCGGATTGCTGCTCGGGATATTAAAAGTTATCAAGAATTTATGATTAATAAGCTAATCGATCTGGTGCCGCTCACTTCGGTAAAAAGCACCTTTGTCATGCGGGAAGCAAAAAAATAAAGGCGCCTATACGGAGCGAGCTCGATGAATGACGCGAGGCGGCTAGCTGACGTTCGCAGCTAGGTATCCGCGTTGATTTTCTCTTCAGCCATTTCTTTGTCTTCTGCCTCTGCCTCTAACACCGCTTCTTCCTGTTCTTCATCGGGGATTTTTTCAAACTGGAAATCGGCGTAAATGGGGAAATGATCCGAGTCGAAATTATCCTCCTTACGCATGGTTTTCAATTTGAAGTGGGTGGATATAAAAGCATGATCTAACGGAAAGCGCATAAATGGATAATGAGCGTGAAAGGTATTGAAGAAACCGCGACCGCGACGCGGATCTAGCAAGCCACTGATTTTTAGAAACAGCGTGGTCGTGTAGCTCCAGGCGACATCATTGAGATCGCCCATAACCAAGATCGGTAGGGTTGCTTTTTTCGCCTCTTCAGCGATAAGCAGCAGTTCCTTGTCGCGTTCGGTTGATCGCGGATTTTCGTTGGGCACGGGCGGCGTTGGATGTACGGCATATACTTGAACTAACTGTCCGCTAGGTAGTTCAATTTGACAGCGAATGGACGGGATGTCTTCTTCCACTAAATAACGAACTTCTTCATTTTTTATCGGATACTTCGAAAATAATAACATTCCATACGTATTGTCAATAGGCACTTTCACCTGGTAAGGATATTGTTTGTCTAATGATTTGGTTCCGTCCGCCCATTTGTGGTTGGTCTCCAAAAGTAGCACAAGATCGGCCGCGCAGCGATTGACTACGGCCAGACAACCTTCTATATTGTTGTTGTCTTCGTATACATTAGAAATGAGTACGGCAATACTATTGTCCGAGTCGAGCTGATCGGCTTTTTTTACCTGTTTTTTTGCGAGCACCGTAAACGGAAAGATTAAATACAGCAAATACAGGGTGTTTACCACTATAAGCAGCGCAAATACAACCAGAACCGGTTTTGTGGGGAGGCCGATACCCAGGTATACGGCTATCCAAACCAACGATAAGACTAACTTTTGCAAACGCGGGTAATCAAATACCCGAAATGTCCAATAGTCATGACGGATAAGCGGTAGCAGCGTGAAGCATAAAATAATTACTCCAGCTATTATTAAGGCATCATTCATATGAATTGAATACGGTTTATAGCATTAACGACACACCGCGTGTAATGTTTCAATTTTATTGAAATTTAATATGTCGATAAGTAGGTTTGTTACATTATTTTGCCGGCTTGTTGCAGAATTGCTTAACAGTCATGGTATTATCTTTTTTAATACGGATATTTAAAAATCCTTTAAAAATAGTCGCTTTCTAGAAAGCAGACGCCTATGGTTGAACGTTGCACGTCTTACGGCCTGCAAAAAAAAGAAAATGCGTATGGAAAAGTTGATTTTTGAAACAAATGTACAATGCTTATCACTTTTAGACAAAATCCATGTAGCTGTCAAAAAAGTTAACGGTATTTGTACATGGACTTTAGATTTAGATTCCGCATATCGCCTGCTGACGGTCGAAGGAAAAGCCTTGGATTATCGTGAAATTATCGCACAATTATCGATGCAAGGCGTTGGCGCGAATCGATTGTACGAAGAATAACGCGCTGTCGTTTATAGTGTTCAGACGCCGTCGAATTGGCCTACGTAAATAGCTCAATTCGGCGGTGTTGTTTTACGTAGGTGCTGCAGAGCGCGATGATTAACTGATCGCCGTTAGTCGATCAGTTCCACCGTAAAGGTTATCTCTTTTATCGGATAGTCTTCCTTATTCGTTTTAACCCGACTAATTTTCATCAAAACGTCTAGTCCTTCGTATACTTCGCCAAATACCGTATAATCGTTGTCCAGGCGAGGTTGGCCACCTATTTTCAAATACGTTGCACGTTGTTCTTCTGTATAAGTATAGCCTTTCTTTTTTTCTAAACTATCTAATACAGCTTCCGTAACGGGTTTGCCCACAATAAAGTAGATTTGATTCAAAAAAGAGGCTTTCTCTGGATTGTCGTCTCGACCAGCGCCAAAGGCGCCCACTTTATGAAAAGCACGCTGGTCAAACTCGCCTGGTAGTCGTGGTTTTCCGAGCGCCGGCTGTGCTGCTTCACGCTCCGCAATATCGACATCATGCTCGCCCCCCTGCACCACAAAATTTTCGATCACGCGATTGAACAGGGCTCCGCGGTAAACATCGCTCGTAATAGCTTGCACGAATAAGTCGCGGTGCGCAGGCGTGTAATCGTACAACCGAACTTTGAACGAACCATGACTTGTTTTAAATAGCACTTGCTTTGTTTGCGCCGAAAGCTGGGTACAGCACAATAGAATAAGGCAAACGAACGTGATCTTTTTCATATAGTAGGCAATTTTACTGACCAAACTTAGTAAAAAGATGCTAGAAAAATAAGACTTTTGCATATAAAGCGCTGATTACTCCGTACAAAACCTCTTATCCTGTACACTTAAAGCATGATCTTGCTAATTGCTTCAAATTTCATTAAGTTTGGTTAAAAAACTGATCTTTCAATGACGTATAAAGCAAATACAACTCGTTATGAGCAGATGCGATATAACCGCAGCGGTAAAAGTGGTCTCTTATTGCCAGCAATTTCTTTGGGGTTATGGCATAATTTCGGCGACGATGTTCCACACCGAACCAAAGTAGATATCTGTACGACAGCATTCGATCGCGGTATCACACATTTTGACTTGGCAAACAATTATGGGCCGCCGCCGGGAAGTGCCGAAAAAGCTTTTGGTCGTATTTTAAAAGAAGAATTCGCTGGCCTGCGCGACGAACTTATTTTGTCTTCCAAGTCGGGCTACCTGATGTGGGACGGCCCGTATGGCGAATGGGGAAGTCGAAAAAACATGGTTGCCAGTTGTGACCAGAGCTTAAAGCGATTAGGCGTAGATTATTTGGATATCTTTTACTCCCATCGATACGATCCGGAAACGCCTTTGGAAGAAACTATGCAGGCGTTGGATCAATTGGTGCGATCGGGAAAAGCGCTTTACGTGGGCGTTTCTTCCTATAATGCCGAGCGTACAAAAGAAGCATACACGATCTTGCAGCAGTTAGGTACGCCTTTTGTCATCCACCAACCGAGTTATTCTATGCTAAATCGTTGGGTCGAAACAGATGGTCTGCTAGATACCTTAGAAGAGCTGGGCATTGGTTCTATTGTCTTTTCTCCGTTAGCGCAGGGCATGTTGACCAACAAATATTTGGGCGATATTCCGCAAGGTAGTCGCGCAAGTCAAGGAAAATCGCTATCCACCAGTTTTCTATCTGACGAGAATTTAGCGCGTGTGAAAGCGCTCCATGAAATTGCAGAAGGGAGAGGCCAAACTTTAGCACAAATGGCCATTGCCTGGGTGCTGAGAGATAAACGCGTGACATCCGCATTGATTGGCGCCAGCAAGCCGCAGCAAGTAATCGACTGCGTGGGCGCGTTAGATCGATTGGATTTCTCGGCAACAGAGCTCGAAGCTATAGATCGCTACGCGCTTGATGGCCATATTAATATCTGGGCAAAATCTGCTGAACTTAAACCTTAATATTAATGTCATGGTCATTCGCTGCGACTATTAAGTAAACAGCGAGTGACCATGATACCACTTTACCTAAAATATTTCTTTGAGGTGCTTGTAATTTGACTTAATGGTATCAAAAACCTCGTCCATTCGACCGCCCAAAATGAGTTTCGCCATACTTTCGGTTATACCCAATACCTGTTCTTTCGTAATATGTGCTGGCATGGCCAAGGCATTTGGATTGGTAAATACGTTAAGCAGAAATGGACCATCAAAGGATAAAGCTTTGCGCACAGCGTCTTCAACATCTTCGGGTTGATGTACATTCATTGCATGTATACCCATGGCTTCGGCTACTCTAGCAAAATCCGGATTTTCCATCGTGGTTTCGTTATCTACCAAACCCGCTACTTCCATTTCTAATTTTACCATGCCAAGTGCTCTGTTATTAAACACCACCAATTTTACGGGCAGATTGTATTGCTTGATGGTTGAAAGATCG
Coding sequences within it:
- a CDS encoding CsbD family protein translates to MSELTWKGRWNEIKGKVKQQYAELSDDDLLYAEGKEDELVGKLQKKTGKTKDEVNSWLNDL
- a CDS encoding beta-ketoacyl-ACP synthase III gives rise to the protein MQDNYLSRPYAAITGIGGYVPQKRRTNFDLEQVCETSDEWIMKRTGIKERRILDRDLATSDMAVMAIQDLCTRFDKKLHDVEAILVATSTPDVMMPATANIIAKKLGLNNVWAFDMNAACSGFLYALDMGSSLIETGRYKNVLVVGADNISAFVDMQDRSTNILFGDGAGVVWLEPSAENGIIDAFMQSNGDGREYLNIEGGGSLHAINNETIAIEKKYIRQDGKVVFKQAIQSMSDACNQVLKRNNLHIDQVNWLIPHQANKRIIDAVGKEINIAEGRTLSNIEYLGNTIAATIPLCIWENLKQLQKGDLLMLTAFGAGFSWGASLLRWAI
- a CDS encoding histidine decarboxylase, translating into MNTLHPADRDRLSTYISNTFDRAQNFIGYPIAQDFDYAPLYPLLKLPLNNIGDPLLPSTYDLSSREMEKEVLTFFADIFRAPEDNWWGYINNGGSEGNLYALYAARELYANGVVYYSDATHYSVQKNIKLLNMESIQIRTQAHGEIDYDDLRKMIDFNRHKPVVMVANIGTTMTEAKDDISLFRQIMQELRIDNYYIHCDAALAGVYSMLLELKPGFDFTYGADSISISGHKFIGSPLPCGIVLIKKNHKDRIGRQVAYIGTIDTTISGSRNGHTPVFLWYAIKCMGSDGFRDRAIACLANAEYAVKRFQEIGIQAWRNNHAITVVFPALKHAALLEKWQIATGGGVSHIICMPGVHKEKIDEFVADILTLEANTLLEAELVP
- a CDS encoding Lrp/AsnC family transcriptional regulator, translating into MNLDETDLQILNLLRVNARLNNKEIGERLNKTATPIFKRIKRLEEQGYITGYVAVLDYEKLDRGLVAFTHVQIKDHSRIGLQDFLERAIAFDEVLECFQTSGEFDFILRIAARDIKSYQEFMINKLIDLVPLTSVKSTFVMREAKK
- a CDS encoding endonuclease/exonuclease/phosphatase family protein; translation: MNDALIIAGVIILCFTLLPLIRHDYWTFRVFDYPRLQKLVLSLVWIAVYLGIGLPTKPVLVVFALLIVVNTLYLLYLIFPFTVLAKKQVKKADQLDSDNSIAVLISNVYEDNNNIEGCLAVVNRCAADLVLLLETNHKWADGTKSLDKQYPYQVKVPIDNTYGMLLFSKYPIKNEEVRYLVEEDIPSIRCQIELPSGQLVQVYAVHPTPPVPNENPRSTERDKELLLIAEEAKKATLPILVMGDLNDVAWSYTTTLFLKISGLLDPRRGRGFFNTFHAHYPFMRFPLDHAFISTHFKLKTMRKEDNFDSDHFPIYADFQFEKIPDEEQEEAVLEAEAEDKEMAEEKINADT
- a CDS encoding peptidylprolyl isomerase, which gives rise to MKKITFVCLILLCCTQLSAQTKQVLFKTSHGSFKVRLYDYTPAHRDLFVQAITSDVYRGALFNRVIENFVVQGGEHDVDIAEREAAQPALGKPRLPGEFDQRAFHKVGAFGAGRDDNPEKASFLNQIYFIVGKPVTEAVLDSLEKKKGYTYTEEQRATYLKIGGQPRLDNDYTVFGEVYEGLDVLMKISRVKTNKEDYPIKEITFTVELID
- the mgrA gene encoding L-glyceraldehyde 3-phosphate reductase, whose product is MTYKANTTRYEQMRYNRSGKSGLLLPAISLGLWHNFGDDVPHRTKVDICTTAFDRGITHFDLANNYGPPPGSAEKAFGRILKEEFAGLRDELILSSKSGYLMWDGPYGEWGSRKNMVASCDQSLKRLGVDYLDIFYSHRYDPETPLEETMQALDQLVRSGKALYVGVSSYNAERTKEAYTILQQLGTPFVIHQPSYSMLNRWVETDGLLDTLEELGIGSIVFSPLAQGMLTNKYLGDIPQGSRASQGKSLSTSFLSDENLARVKALHEIAEGRGQTLAQMAIAWVLRDKRVTSALIGASKPQQVIDCVGALDRLDFSATELEAIDRYALDGHINIWAKSAELKP